The genome window CGGTATAACGACGCAGACGTACCACACCATCGCTGACCTGACGTTTACCAATAGCCACTTCTTCTTCAGCCAGCTTCAGCGCTTCGGCATCCTCGCTGCCGGTAAGCGTTGCACCCGCGGTGGTGCCTGCAATGCCGGTTGCCGCAGCGCCTGTCGCGCCAGTACCGGTACCGGTGACCACACCGTTGGTATTGGCATCATTAACCAGATCGGTTGCGCCCGTTTTACCTGTGGTAGTGTTTTTATCATCCAGTGTGCCCGGCACGCCTGAAGTCGGATTGTTGCTGCCGGTTACGCCGTTGGCACCGGCAGTAAAGCCTGCTGAGGTGGTACGCCCGGTAAGATCGTTGGTTTCACCCAGGTGTTCACGCTGAGCGCCAGTGGTGTCTGCAACGCCAGAACGATTATAAGAGGCGGAGTAATCGGTGGAATATTGATCCAGCAGCGCTTCAACACGGTCGGCATCTTCTTTCGGTGCGCGTACGGTCAGCAGCACGCCGCCGCCCTGAATCGCTTTGTTATATTCAGTAGCGTAATCATCATCAACGTCATCGCCAAACAGACGCTGCCAGAAGCTTGG of Pantoea alhagi contains these proteins:
- a CDS encoding YsnF/AvaK domain-containing protein translates to MAHEKIVTAFNQIQQAQVAKEKLIAEGIAENHIDIISGERLRVEGKEIRHPSFWQRLFGDDVDDDYATEYNKAIQGGGVLLTVRAPKEDADRVEALLDQYSTDYSASYNRSGVADTTGAQREHLGETNDLTGRTTSAGFTAGANGVTGSNNPTSGVPGTLDDKNTTTGKTGATDLVNDANTNGVVTGTGTGATGAAATGIAGTTAGATLTGSEDAEALKLAEEEVAIGKRQVSDGVVRLRRYTVEDEVAEDVSLFEQHADVFRTAVDEPAYLSDVDWSDKTIEVEESHEIPTVSKTARIKEEVGVRNETSERVETVKDTVRRQEVEVEQTGATGLEKDKLAGTTGLNQDPLTGTTGLEKDNLTATGSDPEKDRLTGLKK